Proteins from a genomic interval of Pseudomonas sp. RC10:
- a CDS encoding DNA-3-methyladenine glycosylase I — protein MQDYKWLNEYCLNRFGSAAALEAHLPTPATPKKLKAISNDRYLSTMALRVFRAGLKHSLVDAKWPAFEQVFFGFDPEKVVLMGADHLERLMQDARIIRHLGKLKSVPRNAQLILDIAKEHGSFGHFIAEWPVTDIVGLWRYLAKHGNQMGGLSAPRFLRMVGKDTFIPSEDVVAALNAQKIVDKVPSSQRDQAAVQAAFNQWHAESGRPLCQLSMMLSYTANH, from the coding sequence ATGCAAGACTACAAATGGCTCAATGAATACTGCCTCAACCGCTTTGGTTCCGCCGCCGCGCTCGAAGCGCACCTGCCCACCCCCGCTACTCCGAAGAAACTCAAGGCCATCAGCAACGACCGCTACCTGTCGACCATGGCCCTGCGCGTTTTTCGTGCAGGCCTGAAACACAGCCTGGTGGACGCCAAATGGCCCGCGTTCGAGCAGGTGTTCTTTGGTTTCGATCCGGAAAAAGTCGTGCTGATGGGCGCCGATCACCTGGAGCGGCTGATGCAGGACGCGCGCATCATTCGCCACCTCGGCAAGCTCAAGAGCGTGCCGCGCAATGCCCAACTGATCCTCGATATCGCCAAGGAACACGGCAGCTTCGGCCACTTCATCGCCGAGTGGCCGGTGACGGACATCGTCGGCCTGTGGCGTTACCTGGCCAAACACGGCAACCAGATGGGCGGGCTGTCGGCGCCGCGTTTTCTGCGGATGGTCGGCAAGGACACCTTCATCCCCAGCGAGGATGTGGTGGCAGCGCTCAATGCACAGAAGATCGTCGATAAAGTGCCCAGTAGCCAGCGCGATCAGGCGGCGGTGCAGGCGGCGTTCAATCAGTGGCACGCCGAAAGTGGCCGCCCGCTGTGCCAGTTGTCGATGATGTTGTCGTATACCGCCAACCACTGA
- a CDS encoding DUF2069 domain-containing protein has product MAKKPKVLPPLDWLEPRVRWSRVAALSCFLGLIALLGVYYLVIADLHGARPWVILAIELVPLILLAPGMFVGSPRGHSWTCFVVNLYFIKGALAAFDPNRAGFGVLEMLASLAVFTSALLYARWRFQLNRKLSGEGA; this is encoded by the coding sequence GTGGCTAAAAAGCCCAAGGTGCTGCCCCCGCTGGACTGGCTGGAACCTCGGGTTCGCTGGAGCCGGGTGGCGGCGCTGTCGTGCTTTTTGGGACTGATCGCGTTGCTGGGCGTTTATTACCTGGTCATTGCCGACCTGCATGGCGCGCGGCCTTGGGTGATTCTCGCGATTGAACTGGTGCCTCTGATTCTGTTGGCGCCCGGCATGTTCGTCGGCAGCCCTCGGGGGCATTCGTGGACCTGTTTCGTGGTGAACCTGTATTTCATCAAAGGCGCACTGGCCGCGTTCGATCCCAATCGTGCCGGGTTCGGTGTGTTGGAAATGCTCGCCAGCCTCGCCGTGTTCACCAGCGCGCTGCTGTATGCGCGCTGGCGGTTTCAACTCAACCGCAAATTATCCGGCGAAGGCGCATGA
- the arsC gene encoding arsenate reductase (glutaredoxin) (This arsenate reductase requires both glutathione and glutaredoxin to convert arsenate to arsenite, after which the efflux transporter formed by ArsA and ArsB can extrude the arsenite from the cell, providing resistance.), which yields MTDLTLYHNPRCSKSRGALELLEERGLTPTVVRYLETPPSAAQLRDLLGKLGINARALLRTGEDEYKTLNLADSSLSDDALIDAMAAHPKLIERPILIAGDKAVIGRPPEKILELLP from the coding sequence ATGACCGATCTGACGCTTTATCACAACCCGCGCTGCTCCAAATCACGTGGCGCGCTGGAATTGCTCGAAGAACGCGGCCTGACGCCGACCGTCGTGCGCTACCTCGAAACCCCGCCCAGCGCCGCGCAATTGCGTGATCTGCTGGGCAAGCTCGGCATCAATGCCCGCGCCCTGCTGCGTACCGGCGAAGACGAATACAAAACCCTGAACCTGGCTGACAGCAGCTTGAGCGACGACGCACTGATCGACGCCATGGCCGCCCATCCGAAGCTGATCGAACGGCCAATCCTGATTGCAGGCGACAAGGCTGTGATCGGCCGTCCGCCAGAGAAAATCCTGGAGCTGCTGCCGTGA
- a CDS encoding TlpA disulfide reductase family protein: protein MARRLAAAVALIGSVLLSGCGVDLGTDQNGQKVASDRIEKHWLVVNYWAEWCGPCRTEIPELNALSEQLKGQNVSVFGVNFDNLQGEDLKNAANALGIKFTVLAQDPAEQYDIPKSEALPVTYIIDDKGKVREQLMGEQTAAGVTQKLAELKGKG from the coding sequence ATGGCAAGGCGGTTGGCAGCAGCGGTAGCGCTTATCGGGAGTGTGTTGCTCAGCGGGTGCGGCGTGGACCTGGGCACTGACCAGAACGGTCAGAAAGTCGCCAGTGATCGAATCGAAAAGCACTGGCTGGTAGTCAATTACTGGGCTGAATGGTGTGGCCCTTGCCGCACGGAAATTCCGGAACTGAACGCACTGTCCGAGCAGTTGAAAGGGCAGAACGTCAGCGTCTTCGGGGTCAACTTCGACAATCTGCAGGGTGAAGACCTGAAAAACGCGGCCAACGCGTTGGGGATCAAATTCACCGTGCTGGCCCAGGATCCGGCCGAGCAATACGACATCCCCAAAAGCGAAGCGCTGCCGGTGACTTACATCATCGACGACAAGGGCAAGGTGCGTGAGCAGTTGATGGGCGAACAGACGGCGGCGGGCGTGACGCAGAAACTGGCGGAGTTGAAAGGGAAGGGTTGA
- a CDS encoding META domain-containing protein translates to MKTLWLTLMAATLLTGCATDTDALKRNHGYVLEWIGERPLIDSSHLTMTLGKDGRAYGNAGCNHWFAGYRLEGDSITFGPVGSTHKLCAPALMEQEHRFLEALGKVQHWDVSEVEQLELWPAEGLPLRFWLDEN, encoded by the coding sequence ATGAAAACGCTCTGGCTGACCCTGATGGCCGCGACCTTGCTGACGGGTTGCGCCACCGACACCGACGCCCTCAAGCGTAACCACGGTTACGTGCTGGAGTGGATCGGGGAACGCCCGTTGATCGACAGCAGCCACCTGACCATGACCCTGGGCAAGGATGGCCGGGCGTATGGCAATGCGGGTTGCAATCACTGGTTCGCCGGGTATCGGCTGGAGGGCGACTCGATCACGTTCGGCCCGGTTGGCAGCACCCACAAACTCTGCGCCCCGGCGTTGATGGAGCAGGAACACCGGTTCCTCGAAGCGTTGGGCAAGGTTCAGCATTGGGACGTGTCGGAGGTCGAGCAGCTGGAGCTGTGGCCGGCCGAGGGTTTGCCGCTCAGATTCTGGCTGGATGAAAACTGA
- the wrbA gene encoding NAD(P)H:quinone oxidoreductase: protein MSAPYILVLFYSRNGSTSEMARQIARGIEMGGMEARLRTVPAISTECEAVAPSIPETGALYATLDDLKNCSGLALGSPTRFGNMAAPLKYFLDGTSNLWLTGALVGKPASVFTSTASLHGGQETTLMSMLLPLLHHGMLVTGLPYSEAALIETSGGGTPYGASHHAGADGKRPLDQHETTLCRALGQRLAKTALLLEPSRG from the coding sequence GTGAGCGCGCCGTACATTCTGGTGCTGTTTTACAGCCGCAACGGCTCGACCAGTGAAATGGCGCGGCAGATCGCCCGGGGCATCGAGATGGGCGGGATGGAAGCGCGGTTGCGCACCGTCCCGGCAATTTCCACCGAGTGCGAAGCCGTGGCGCCGAGCATTCCAGAGACCGGCGCGCTGTACGCGACCCTTGACGATTTGAAGAATTGCTCGGGCCTCGCGCTGGGCAGCCCGACGCGCTTTGGCAACATGGCGGCGCCGCTCAAGTACTTCCTCGACGGCACCAGCAACCTGTGGCTGACCGGCGCGTTGGTCGGCAAACCGGCAAGTGTGTTCACCTCCACCGCCAGCCTGCACGGCGGTCAGGAAACCACGCTGATGTCGATGCTGCTGCCGTTGCTGCACCACGGCATGCTGGTCACCGGCCTGCCCTACAGCGAAGCCGCACTGATCGAAACCAGCGGCGGCGGCACGCCGTACGGCGCCAGCCATCACGCGGGGGCCGACGGCAAGCGTCCGCTGGATCAGCACGAGACCACGCTGTGTCGCGCGCTGGGTCAGCGTCTGGCCAAGACCGCGCTGTTGCTGGAACCTTCCCGTGGCTAA